A single Camarhynchus parvulus chromosome 5, STF_HiC, whole genome shotgun sequence DNA region contains:
- the ZFP36L1 gene encoding mRNA decay activator protein ZFP36L1 yields the protein MSTALVSPTIFDLSEVLCKSNKMLNYSPSGVSGCLLDRKAVGTPAGGGFPRRHSVTLPNSKFHQNQLLSSLKGEPAPMLGPRESRFRDRSFSEGGERLLQQKQPGGQVNSSRYKTELCRPFEENGACKYGDKCQFAHGIHELRSLTRHPKYKTELCRTFHTIGFCPYGPRCHFIHNAEERRAVAGSREPAVTDRPRLQHSFSFAGFPSTAASGLLDSPTSITPPPMLSADDLLGSPTLPDCASNPFTFSSQELVSLFAPSMGVQVPSGNSPTTFLFRPMSESPNMFDSPPSPQDSLSDQEGYLSSSSSSHSGSDSPILDTSRRLPIFSRLSISDD from the exons ATGTCCACAGCCCTGGTGTCGCCCACCATCTTCGACTTGAGCGAAGTTTTATGCAAG AGCAACAAGATGTTGAATTACAGCCCCTCGGGTGTCAGCGGGTGCCTGCTGGACAGGAAGGCGGTGGGCACCCCGGCAGGCGGGGGTTTCCCTAGGAGGCACTCTGTCACCCTGCCCAACTCCAAGTTCCACCAGaaccagctcctcagcagcctgAAAGGGGAGCCGGCTCCCATGCTGGGCCCCCGCGAAAGCCGCTTCCGGGACCGCTCCTTCTCAGAGGGTGGCGAGCGCCTACTGCAGCAAAAGCAGCCCGGGGGACAGGTCAACTCCAGCCGCTACAAGACGGAGCTGTGCCGCCCCTTCGAGGAGAACGGCGCCTGCAAGTACGGTGACAAGTGCCAGTTCGCCCACGGCATCCACGAGCTGCGGAGCCTCACCCGTCACCCCAAGTACAAGACCGAGCTGTGCCGCACTTTCCACACCATCGGCTTCTGTCCCTATGGGCCGCGCTGCCACTTCATCCACAACGCGGAGGAGCGCCGCGCCGTGGCGGGGAGCCGGGAGCCCGCCGTCACCGACAGACCCcgcctgcagcacagcttcagcTTCGCCggcttccccagcactgctgccagcgGGCTGCTGGACAGCCCCACTTCCATCACGCCACCGCCCATGCTGAGCGCCGACGACCTGCTGGGCTCCCCCACCTTGCCTGACTGCGCCAGCAACCCTTTCACCttctccagccaggagctggtcAGTCTCTTTGCCCCCAGCATGGGGGTGCAGGTGCCCAGCGGGAACTCCCCCACCACCTTCTTGTTCAGGCCCATGTCCGAGTCCCCCAACATGTTTGACTCGCCACCCAGTCCTCAGGACTCCCTCTCTGACCAGGAGGGCtatctgagcagctccagcagcagccacagcggCTCAGATTCCCCTATCCTGGACACCTCAAGACGTCTTCCCATCTTCAGCAGACTCTCCATCTCCGACGACTAA